The genomic stretch ACGGTCTTCGGATTTTCGGTTGTCGTTGTTATCCTAGTATCACCGCTACCACTCCTCATAAACTCGCCCCTCGTTCCGTTCCGTGTGTTTTCCTCGGTTACCCGactaacaccaaaggctaccgctgctatgatccggtttctcaccgcgtcatcacctcccggtacgtgtactttgatgagcattgCTTTCCTTTTGCACAGAGACAGGTGGTCGCCACTCCTCCTTCGACTACTGATGGTCCCCGGCGTCGACCCCCTGCAGGTCCGCCGGCTGCAGTACCCTCGAGCTCGGACTCGGGCACTGCCTCGTCGTCTTCCACCGCGCCCTTGAGCTCTGgctcgggcactgcctcgccaccCTCTGGGTCACCCTCGAGCCATGTCTCGGGTGACCCCACGCCGACACCCGCGTCGACACCTGCGCTGACGCCCGCCTCGATGCCgcctgcgtcgccctcgagcctcagctcgggcgcCGCACCGTCTTCGTCGGGCGACGCCCCTTCGCCGGGTTCATCTGCCTCGACGCCGCTTGCGTCGCCTTCGAGCCTCAGCTCAGGCGCCGCACCATCCTCGCCGGGCGACGCctcgcctccggctccgccgccgcctcctccgccaccggccacggggcccctcacgcgcgcccgtgcagggattcgcgtcccgagcacgcggtacccctcggacgagtacgtctgcaccgcgtcgacttTCGCGCCTTCAGCATCCACGCCATCGCCCCTGCCCGCCTGCGccgggctgctctccgcgacccgcGAGTGGCTTGCGGCCATGCGGGACGAGTTTGACGCCCTGCGGCGGAACcggacatggacgcttgttccccgaccccctcacgccaacatcatcaccgggaagtgggtcttcaagcacaagttccatccggacggtactctcgaccgtcacaaggcgcggtgggtggttcgtggttttcgccagcgtgccggcgtcgacttcaccgacaccttcgccccggttgtcaagcccgggacgatctgcaccgtccttcagctcgcggtctcccatgcgtggcccgtgcaccagatggacgtctccaacgccttccttcacggccatctcgaggagcaggtcttcgccggcagcccacgggtttcatcgacggcgcccaccccgaccatgtgtgcctgctctcgcgctcgttatacgggctcaagcaggccccacgcgcctggtaccagcgcatcgcagcgtttcttcaccaactcggcttccgctccacccgctccgatgcctcgctgtttgtgtacaacaatggcgccaccaccgtgtacctgctgctctacgtcgatGACATCATCTTGACGGCCAGCTCCACGGACCTCCTGCGACAGATCGCCGAGCGTCTTTGCGCTGAGTTttccctcaaggacttggggcccctgcactacttcctcggcatcgaggtcgtacgtcgcaccgacggcttcttccttcatcagcgcaagtacgcccacgagctcttggaccgcgccggtatgcttaattgcaaacccgcggccacgccctgtcgacacgaagtccaagctctccgccacggatGGTTCGTTGGCCACGGATGCGTCACtttatcgctccatcgtcggtgccctgcagtacctcaccttgACCCGCCCCGAGCTGCAGTATGCTGTCCAGCAGCGAGCTCTTTTACAGTACCCTGCGCTGAATATGGGCCATCCAATTGATAGATTGAATGGTGTAGATGAAACCATACTGCCTAAGTTCTAACGCCCAACTCACGAGCAGTATAGAGGTATCCTGCGCCTCTGGAGCCAGCAGTATATGTTGATGAGGGCATTTTAGGAAGATCCATATTTGTAGAAAGCCAGAATCCATCTCCTACCCCCGACCCCGTTCGTCTAGCTTTCCCGTCAAAAAAATCCCCTTTTCTCTCTCTCCGGCTTGAGCAGCGGCGCTGACGTGAACCACCCTTCCGAGCCAGGGTCCGGCCGCCGCCAACACGGACCCCCGTATCCCCGCCTCCTCGGTCGATTTGAATGGCCCCTACGAACTAGGGTTCCGGCCGTCGCCAACACGAACCACCGTGGCACAGCTGGTCGATCTTCGGCCAGGAGCCATCCGCGGCCATGAAGGTTTaggagggccgcgcggcccagccgGTCAAGTACAGGGTCGAGGCAGAGGCGGTGGCGCCGGCGGTTGCCGCCGAGCGCGGCGACGAAgctgcaggtggccgaggcagaGGCGGTGTCGCCGGCGGTTGCTGCCGAGCGCGGCGACGAAGCTGCAGGTGGCCGAGCCCACCGGCACAGCTCTTCTCAGACGGCGTCCTGGGCCAACAGGGCTGACCATGGTTGGCGGCGGAGTTAGAGCGGCGGAAGTTGCGTAATGCGGCGTCGCCCAGctgcagcgccgcctcctcctgccgCAAATTGGGTTGAGTCGCCTTACGTCCATGGTCACCATTGAACCTCCATGGTCATCAGTCTTGTCACGGCGTCGAGGTCTGGTGGATGACGGCTGTTGCCCTGCAGAGTTTCCAACGCCAGTAGTGATGCAGCGTGCAGCATGCAGCATATAGCGATGAGGTCGTGCCGCTATAATCCGAGCATATGACTTAGGTAAAATTATACCATAGCTCTGTGCAGATGAATTGATACCATCATAAACTGTATTTCAGTTTGTGGATTGAAATTTTCAGTCACTTGCGAGTGCTACATAGCCTAGTATGTTAGCTGGTTGATTTGGTTCCTGTTATGTGTGCTTAGAAAGAACTAGCACAAGTGAAAATCATTGTATTTGATTCTAATATTGTTTTTACACGCTGACAGTGTTGACAAAGGGATTCTTGATGGTGTTCCTGTATTGGAAATCTGATTTTACAAGTAAAGCTCAAGAGTGGGTTTTAGGATGCGTTTTGTTGAGGGCACCATTTTGTTTGTTGAGGATGTTACGAATTGTTCTTAATCGCTTGATACTTTTTTTTGTCAACGCATGTTTGCAAGCTCAATGGAAATCTGTTATAGTTATCCCTGTTACTTTTGCCACACCCAAACACGTTTTTATAGATGATAGGAGGCTTACTTATAACTAGTAAACAACATCACGCATGCCACAATATATTCATTTGAATAGCATGAGAATCAGGTCGTCCACATAAGTTCAAAAAAACATAGGCTAATTCATGAAAACCTGGACACTTATTGAAACTCAAAAAAGACTTAAGCTGGCTCATGCTGTTGCAACCTGCACAATCTGAAATACAGTTTGAACCATGTCTTGTCGAAATAGCTAGGCATTTTAATCAAAGAGGAAAATTTGTTCAAACGAAATATTAAAAATAAGTCTGAACTATATCACCAAATCCAGCGGAATATGACAAATATGATAGCAATACTCGTGTCTTGTCAAAGTAGGATCATTTATTTGGTTTCCACGTCTCATGCATCGGCTTCCATCGGTGATTACTGATCTAGGATGGTTCTGCTGCGCTGACTCCAAAAATGCTTCAAGCAACCACATGTAAGATTTTGTTTTCTCATCTGACACAATACCAAATCCAAACACAGTCGTGCTATGATGGTGGTTCACAGCAATGAAGGGGACAAATGGAAGATTGTATTTGTTCACACGATATGTGCTATCAAAGACCACGACACAACCAAAGGCATCGTAATCCATCTGACACTTGACACTGCGTCTGCCCAAAATATGTTTTCCAGGTGCCCTTCACTATCAGGGCTGTGCTGTAAAAGAATTCTGGATCTTTCTCTTGTCTTGCAGCCATATAATTGAGCAAAAATTCAGCATCACGACCTTCAATCCTTTCCTTACTTGGCAAAAAAATTATAGAGATCCCGAGGTACAAAACCAACCTTCTCGGGACCACCATGTTACTTCTCCATTACTTCCATAATCTCGTGTGTTCGAAGGCCACCAATGTCATACTCAATGGCATCGGCCTTTTGAGCGTCATTCAACCCACGGTGAGACCTTATGAAAGTTGTCTGGTCACCAATGGCGAGTGGATGGTTATGTTCAACCACGAAATCTTTTACAAACCATTCACCACTTTCCATTGACATCTCGATCTCCATCCGAGCACTGCATCCACAACGCGACAGTGGCCGAGGTGTTCGTTTTCGTTTAGTTTTCTCAAAGTGCTTCCTTGCCCGGTATCTTTCTTTAGAGCACACGTAAAGACGCGGAAAGCTATGTCCGTGCCTGGCTTCTTAGTCAGCTCTTCTTTTCTAACACCAAACCTCTTGGACTTAGCATATGCATTGTAGTACTTGTAACATTCTTCCTCGCTACTAAAACTTTCATTAATCACCATATCGTGCTCTTCATTGTCCTTCATGCCCTCCATGACGTAAACTGCAGTTATGAATCAAAGCCATATTATTACAAGTCTGATAGTAAAACTAACACATGTTTCAATATCAGTACCATTCAGTGCTTGAATAATTTACACATGTAAACAACAGTTATGAATCAAAGTGCATATTATTACAAGTCTGATAGTAAAACTAATGTAATATCAGTACCATTCAGTGCTTGAATAATTTGCTTCAGGATTATCCTTCTAAACTGAACAACCTAGCCCATACTCAATTTAACAATGATTCTGACTTGACAGAAAGTATATGCAACACATTACAAATCACCATATACATTCAGTTTCAAGTGCTTTTATCAACATCTGGGCAAAAAGTAAAGAAGAAAACTATTCACATGGTTTGCAACATTACGAATTCTTGATGAAATAGACTTCGAATTTTCTAATCTTAACTACAAAGCTTGTTCATCTAGTCTAACTTCATCTCTAAGTTTGTATTTACTTACCTGTACATTCAGTTTATATAGCAATTGAATCTACTTGGGATTGGTGCGAGTCGAATTCTTGATGAAATAGACATCGAATTTTCTAATCTTAACTACAAAGCTTGCTGATATAGTAAGTTTGTATTTACTTACGCTGAGGTTTCCTGGATAAGGACACCGAGAGGCTACGGCGTGGTCGATGAGCGGGAGCACGCCTGCGGCGATGCTGCGGCAGGCTCGACCACCGGGCGACCTGGCCTGGGTTGAACACGGCGGCGACGCTGCAGGCAAGGTCGACAAGCGGGCAAcctggctggcggcggcggcctgggtTGAACACGGCGGCTGCGGCCTAGGTTGAACACGACGGCGACGCTGCAGCAAGTTCGACGagtggcgtcggcggcggcgtgacgAGAGACAGGAgacgagcggcgacggcgacgctgtGGCAAGTTCGACAAGCGGCGGCGTGAGGAGAGACgggaggcgagcggcggcggcgccgtgagGACAGACGGGATAGGGAGATGTACGACCTGGGAACTTATCCAGAGACTTGGTTTATGTTTGTGTGCGCTCAATTTTTATTTTGTCCATCATACCCTTATCAAATCAACGGTAAGATATTCTATACTGCAAGGTGCAGTACAGGGTACCGTAAAAACGCTCccagcaggtgtgccttcacatgcatgctccgcgggatcctcattgggctgcggtcaagcggatcctccgctacattcgtggcaacatggacttcggcctctccctccacgcctccaccgccacggacatcgtcgcctactcggacgccgattggacaggctgccccgacacgcgtcgctccacgcctggctactgcgtctacttcggaccttccctcatctcctggtcgtctaagcgacaacccacggtctctcgctccagcgccgaagcggagtaccgagctgttgctaacgcggttgccgaggtctcttggctgcggcaactcctcgttgagctctcatgtcctgttgccaaagccatcgtggtctattgcgacaatgtctccgccgtctacctctccgccaacccggtccaccatcaccgcaccaagcatattgagctggacatccactttgttcgggaacaggtggcccttggacacattcgagtacttcatgtgcccacctcccaacaatttgcggatatcatgaccaagggtctccctacggcatcatttgaggagttccggtccagtctatgcgttcgaccaggcgacgcttcgactgcggggggtgttgagatacatatccttgtatatccggatgtgtatcttctgtagttatgtatagcgatacatatctttgtattgattattgggcccgcctccttccttgtatagttgaggacgtggcctatatatgtaacgctATATGCACtcaatcaatacattgtgagttgcatccctttctacaaTGGAGTACATTATGAGGGGATCGCAAGACAGGTACAAACGATCAGCCCAAAACCGGCATCCTTCTCCTGGGTCCATGAGTGCTGGTGCGTCACCATCTCCCACTCCCAGTGCCCCTTGTCCTGAGCCCCATTCTTAAACATAGCGACATGGCGCAATGCCGTGCATACTTCCATGACAAACTTGACAAGATAAATCTTGTGATGGAAGATGACTTGTGATGTCCATATAAGCCGAAGCATAAATGTCACAGTGATCCTCCTTCACCATCAAAGTTTAATCCATCAGATTATCTTGTGATGGAAGATGACTTGCTTAGTGAGCCTGACAATGAAAGTGAAGGGGAACCTCATCCATTGATTGAACAAGAAAATAACCCAGCTACTAATGATAGTGGAGTCCACCTACTTCAAGGCAGTGCATCATTTACTTTACTGACACATGACCATGATGTCAGTATCGATCATAGATCAGTTAAACAGAAAAGGCCATATTTTGTAAGGATAATAAGCAAGCAAATGGTGGGAATATATCTTTCGATATGGATTCTGAGAGGTCCTAGAAAGCACATTCAGAATTTGAGAGTATCAACAGTAGGTGTAGGCACGATGGGTTATATTGGTAACAAGGCAAGTACCAAACTTAATCATATTTTCTTTCTGCCATTCATTTTCGATTTGTTTGTACTTCATGCCTTAGAAAGTTTCATTGACTTGCTCGTATAAGTTGTTACTAGATTCAGCTGCTGATAAATTTGTTTCTTATATGCTCCAGGGTTAAATATCAGTCCAGGTCAGCATGTCTATATATCAGACACCCTTTTGCTTTTTATGTTGCCATTTGACCTCTGGTGAAAAGGACGCAAATCTAATAAAAATAAATGCAGATGTTGAAGAAATCCTTCGAAGAACAGTACTTAACCCAAATCATGGAGTGTGCATGCCTAAGGGAATACATGACCACAAGTAAGTTAGCAAACTTGTGTCATGGAATCGTTGCTATCCTCCAAAAGTTTGCACCCAACCAGGATTTCATCTGAGTGTATCCACTGCTGTATAGCTGATGCAACCCAAGATTATGGTTTGCACCATTCCAAAATTTCAGAAGGATTATATGGTTTAGGGATCTCAACTACCGACTCAACCTTTCATTTTAAAGTACGCATGAGCTCATCTCAAGACAGGACTGGAATCGATTGTTCGACAATGATCAGGTAACTTGGTTTCCCAGTGGATTTATAACTACTTGTAGAATATCCAGCTCATGTTTTTGCTGTGACAGCTAAGAAGCGAACTGATGAAAGGGCGTACATTTGAAGGCTGGATAGAAGGGGCGATCAGCTTTCCCCCGACGTATAAATATGAATTTAACTCGGAATAGTATGCAAGTGACGAGCCACAATCTGCAAGAAGAACACCTGCATGGTATGATGTCCTCCTAGTTATAGTCCTGCCTTTCAATTTGCATATAAATCTGGTAAGATTCATAGTAGCTCATGCTTGGTCATGTGAACCGAGATTAAATCTTGCCTACTTGTCTTAGGTGTGATCGGATTCTTTCACACGGAAAGGGTATCAGGTTAGCATCTGACAAGGTGGCGGAGCTCAACCTTTCTGATCACCACCCGGTGTCTGCAATCTACATGGCAGAGGTAGGAGTTTTATCCCACAGAAAGTTGCAGGAAGCTATCATTCACTGATTTGGAGGCAGAGGATCATCTATTattgaagaaaaaaaatactTGTTGAATAAAGACCACTGGAAGTGAGAGAAGATGCAAGGTCTTAGCTCAAGGCGCAGTGACCAAAGGGCAATGCCGGTATTTCAAACAAGTTACTAGTAAAATGTACAGATGCAAGTAGGGGTTGCATTTTGATGCATAGCACTAGGGATGGGTGTGGGGGAGAATTCCCCCCATCAAATTGATACATAAACATGGTCATTTTTTTCATCTAGTAAATAAATAAGAATATAGCTAGTCAAACACTTCAGAAGAGAATCAATTGTATTCTGATCAATTTCTGGCAAGGATGAAAATCAACATGACATGTTCATAGGTTCTTAAAATATAAGAAAGGAGTGCATTGATTTTACTCCTCTTAAAGTTATCTGATATTTCCAAACTTCTAAAGGTTGATGCAAATAACTTCGTAATAACATTTTGGATGAACAGCCAGCGAAAACATTATTTGAGCAACACATTATACATTTCATCAAATAAAACAGGGACATGGAATACATTACTATGCTACAAGTTAGAGCTAGTAAAACAGGGATATGGAGTAGTACATTAGGAGGGGATCGCAAGACAGGCCCAAACACACGAGGATCAGCCTAAAACCACTTGAACTGGAGCTGCGGCTGCGGAAGATACCGCGCCCATAATCTGGTTGAGCGTGGCGTCCTTCTCCTCCTGGGTCCATGAGTGCTGCTGTGTCACCATCTCCCAGTCCCAGTGCCCCTTGTCCTGAGCATGGCCATTCCTGAACATGGCAACGCGGCGCAACGCTGTGCATACTTCCATGACAAACTTGACAAGGTAGATCTGCCTCTCGGCTCCCTGGAAACCAGCCATCACAAACTCCTTCAAGCGATGCTGCCGAAGCTTAGTCGGGTGCCAGGATATTATTTCCTCGTTGTTGGGCTCCTCCGGGATAGAGGCAATGTGAATGTGAAAGGTCTCGAGGGCAGGCGCCATCTCGAGGAGAGCACGGGGCCAGGAGACGTCCCAGGACGAAGGCACGTCGGCAACGAgcagccgcctcaggttaggtagCAGCGACGACGGCGAGCTAGACGGCACGATCCATCTGTCGGGGCCGGTGAACCGGATGATCAGGTCGGTAATGTCCCGGGTGTGCTCAACAAATGGGTTAAGCTCCAGGTGCCGCCGGAACAACTGGCGAAACCCTTCCACTTCGATGCCGTGGCGGCGGGTGAGGTgccattgcctgaggcttggaacTGAGTCGTCGGACTCGATGCAGAGTCTTGTGCCCATGGAGGCCAGCTGCTCCAGGTTGGGAAGATCCCTCAGCCATACCGTTCCGATCACACAATTGTCCACGACGAGCTCCCTGATCTGCGACTCGGGGGCATCCAAAAGCATGACCGCCTCCCGGTCGCAGTGACAGGAGTTGAGGTGCACCACCTGCAGCTGGGGGCACGAGTACAAGACATTTTCGTAAGCAGATGGCGGCGACTCAGCTACGTCTTGCAGGACGAGCTTAGTGAGCGCGCCGTACCTGTGCAGCCGTCGAGGGATCACACAGCACCCAAGCTTGAGGCTTCGCAGGCGTGACGCGCCAGGCTCATCGCAGAGGCCATGGCTAGGGAAGGTGTGCACGGTCTGCTGGTAGAAGGTTGGCCTGGCGATGACCTCGAGGTCGTCGACGCCCCAATCATCCATGGCATGAGAGATCAACCGGTCGATGCAGCCGGTGTTGCGGGTGGTGAAGAACTCGAGCCTCAGCCTGCTGATCctccggcgaactccggcggCCAAGAGGCCTTCGACGGATCTGGTGAAGGCGCGCATGGCGCGGCGCTCGTACCGTGTCATGTTGGGCATGAACTCGTGCTGCGCGAGGCGGCGCCTGTACAAGACGAAGGTCCCCTTGCTGTAGATGTCGCGGTGGCGGAGGAGCCACCGTTGGTAGCGCGGCGGGAGCACGTCGCTGACCCTGAGATCGAGGGCGGGGAGCTCGCGAGGGAGGCCGGCCCAGCGCCTGGAGAGCACCCCGGTGCCGAGCGCCGCGCGGGTGTCGAGGCGGcgcaggacgaggaggaggaggtcgtcggggAGGGCGCTGATCCGGTCTTCTCCGGGCGCCGCCTTCGGCCGCCGGCGCAGGAGACGGTCTAGACGACGCCGCCAGGCCATGAGGGAGCTCactccggccacgcggcgagtagaGATGCGATGGAGGCGCTTCGAGTTGGCTCTCGGCTGCCGTGATTGGATAGACGATTCCGCATCGAAGCTGGAACCACTTTGTAAGTTTGTATACTGAGCTCAGGGTGGGGGCGGTGGCCGGACGGACTCGCGGCGGAATCGGAGTACGCGCGGCCGGCGAGACGACAGTTGGGATTTTTTTTCTTAATAATTGGACGAGGGTTGGAAATTGGAATTTGCGAACGAGATCGAGCAAATTGAAAATAAGCCCGGCCCGATATCTCATTAATGGGCTGGAATTTCCCCCCTTTATTACTAAGATGGTACCTAGCTCTTGTTTCGAAGCCAAGGCCTCCATCCATTATCTAATACCCCAACAACGACTAGCAATGTCCCAAAAAAATGAATCCCCAAGTGGCCAAGTGATGATCTAGTGTCCCCTTAAAAaaaacaaaagtgatgatctagtgtccccttaaaaaaacaaaagtgatgatctagtGAAAGCTAATGTCGATGGTGCAGTTCTGAAAATCGATGGAAAGGTATCAGGTGCTGTTGTTATTAGAGATAAAGAGGGTCAGTACCTGGGATCCTCGACTATCGTCATTCCAAGAGTCACCGATCCACCATCCCTTGAAGCTCTAGCATGCACGGAGGCTCTCTCTTTGGCGTATGACTTCTCTAAGTTAGCCAAGTTATCAGTGGCTGAAATGCAGCACCGTTTTACCTTAATAAATAAGTAGTAACAATAGAGATTGCAGTAAATAAATGATGCTAAAAAAAGTAGTTTACACTTAAGAAAAGCGGTCAAGTAACCAGAGGGAATGAACTACATTACAGTAACATTTAAACAGAGTTCACACAGAAATGAGTAAATTACATAAATCTACCACAATTGGGACACTGGTTACAGGTTAGTACCATTCTTGAAATTTTTTGCTAAAAATTACAACTTTTGAGGCGACCAGTAACAAATCACGCAAACGAACGTCTGATAGCAGTTTAAGGGATGAAGGCCCACTGTCAGTGCTGAGTAGGCCGAACGGCCGTTTTCTCCCGTTAAGAAAAGAAATAAATGGCTGGACCCAGTGTGGGAGCTGACACCTGGCAACGTGAATTATTTTTTTCCCATATTCCAGCACTGTTCTCTTCTTGCCCCGTGAGGAGAGCTAGCAGCGCGCTCCGGCAGAACCGCGACCAGCTCGGGAGGCGGTCGCCGGCGAGCTCGCTGCGGCGTCGCGGGCGCGGGGAGGCCGTCGCCGGAAAGCTACTCGCTGCGGCGACTCGGGCGCGGGGAGGCTGTCGCCGGAAAGCTGCTGCGGCGTCGCGACCGAGGgcggccgtcgccggcgagctgCGGCGGCGTAGCGAGCGCGGGGCGGCGGTCGCCGGCGAGCCGCTCTGCGGCGACTTGGGCGTGGGgcggccgtcgccggcgagccgCTCGCTGCGGCGACTCGGGCGCGGAAAAGCTCGCTGCGGCGTCGCAAGCGAGGGgaggccgtcgccggcgagctcGCTGCTCGCGGCGACTCGAGCGCCGAAAGCTGCTGCGGCGTCGCGAGCGAGGGgaggccgtcgccggcgagctgctgcggcgTCGCGAGTGAGGGgaggccgtcgccggcgagctgCTGCGACGTTGTGAGCTCGGAGAGGCCATCGCCggcgagtgatggcgtgtatttcacacgttcgttgggcaaccccaagaggaaggtatgatgcgcacagcagcaagttttccctcagaaagaaaccaaggtttatcgaaccaggaggagccaagaagcacgttgaaggttgatggcggcgggatgtagtgccgc from Lolium rigidum isolate FL_2022 chromosome 4, APGP_CSIRO_Lrig_0.1, whole genome shotgun sequence encodes the following:
- the LOC124648386 gene encoding uncharacterized protein LOC124648386, which encodes MAWRRRLDRLLRRRPKAAPGEDRISALPDDLLLLVLRRLDTRAALGTGVLSRRWAGLPRELPALDLRVSDVLPPRYQRWLLRHRDIYSKGTFVLYRRRLAQHEFMPNMTRYERRAMRAFTRSVEGLLAAGVRRRISRLRLEFFTTRNTGCIDRLISHAMDDWGVDDLEVIARPTFYQQTVHTFPSHGLCDEPGASRLRSLKLGCCVIPRRLHRYGALTKLVLQDVAESPPSAYENVLYSCPQLQVVHLNSCHCDREAVMLLDAPESQIRELVVDNCVIGTVWLRDLPNLEQLASMGTRLCIESDDSVPSLRQWHLTRRHGIEVEGFRQLFRRHLELNPFVEHTRDITDLIIRFTGPDRWIVPSSSPSSLLPNLRRLLVADVPSSWDVSWPRALLEMAPALETFHIHIASIPEEPNNEEIISWHPTKLRQHRLKEFVMAGFQGAERQIYLVKFVMEVCTALRRVAMFRNGHAQDKGHWDWEMVTQQHSWTQEEKDATLNQIMGAVSSAAAAPVQVVLG